The genomic segment CAAAACAATACTTATCCGAACTCGACCGATACGATTTATTGATTTTGGATGTTACTCTGCCAGATGGAACAGGATTTGACGTATGCGAAAGAGTAAGAAAAGAAAATCAGCAGATACCGATAATATTTCTGACTGCATCGGATGAAGAAGTCAGCATAATTCGTGGATTAGATAGCGGTGGGGACGATTATATCACCAAGCCTTTCAAGCTGGGGGAATTGTGTTCCCGTATCCGGGCGCTGCTGCGTCGGGCCGGAGTTTCCAAAAGTGAAAAAAACACTTCTATGGAATGTGGCGACATTACCATTGATCTGTTGGGTAGTCGTGCAACCTTAAAGGGAAAAGCATTGGATTTGACAAGCGCCGAATATCGTTTGCTTTGTCTGCTGGTAAGAAACGCAAATCGTGTTGTGACAAGGGACATCATTCTAAATGAGCTGTGGGATGATACAGGAAATTTTGTTGATGATAACACCCTGTCTGTCTATGTACGGCGGCTTCGTGAAAAAGTGGAAACCGATCCGTCCCATCCAGAACACCTTATAACCATCCGGGGGTTTGGCTACCAATGGAAAGAGGTGTCTATATGAGCTTGTACCAAGATAGACAGATTAAAGGGTTCCTGCTGTTTTTGACTTTGTTTGCTCTGCTGTTTGTAGGTACAGCAACCGTTTTGACTATTTATCAGGTGAACGATGCGGAAGTCCTGTGGCTCAAACACGATGAAGCAGTTTCATCCTCACTTTTGAAACAGGGTGTTCCGAAAGAAGTGATTGCAGTTGCCTTTACGAACACAGACATCAGTGAAGATGGTAGGTCATTATTAGCGGCTGCGGGTTTGGGAAAACAGACAGAAATCGGTATGCGGCCTTTTCTCAATCAATTTCAACTCTCTACTTTTTGCTCCATGCTATGTGCGGCGGCATTTTTACTCCTTGTGCTTGCCATAGGCGTATTCATTTTTTTCTGGAAACGGAAGCGATTGTACCAGCAGGCGGACAAAGTATTGATGCATTACATCAATGGGGACTACTCCTGTCATTTACCGCAGAATTATGAGGGAGGCATCTTCCAAATATTTTCCTCGGTGGAGCAGCTTGCAACCATGCTCCAATCCAAAAATGAAACAGAGCATCAAGCAAAAGAGTTTTTGAAAGATACCATATCGGATATATCCCACCAGCTCAAAACGCCGCTGGCTGCCCTCGCCATGTATCAGGAGATTATCGAGAGTGAGCCGGAAAATGCGGAAACGGTAAAGCAGTTTGCGGCGAAGATGGGAGTTTCCCTGAAACGCATGGAGCAGCTAATCTTATCCATGCTGAAAATAACCCGGCTGGATACGGGAAATATCGTTTTTGAGAAAAAAAGCTGTCGTGTGTCCGAGCTGATTGCTCATTCGATCAATGAATTAACCACAAGGGCTAAAAGCGAAAACAAACAGATTCAGATAGATGGCGACGGTGAACAGCAGCTTATTTGTGATATGGATTGGACAGGTGAAGCGATTGGAAACATCGTAAAAAATGCGCTGGATCACACACAAGCTGGCGGAATTGTCCGTATTACATGGGATCGCACGCCTGCCATGTTTCGGATTTTTATTTCTGATAATGGTAACGGCATAGCCCCGGAAGATATTCACCATATCTTCAAACGCTTTTATCGCAGCAAACATTCCCTTGATACACAAGGGATCGGGCTGGGGCTTCCCCTTGCCAAGTCCATTATTGAGGGTCAAAGCGGTGTTATCTCCGTACAAAGCGAAGTCGGAAAAGGTACGCTGTTTACACTATCTTTCCTTACGGAACTGTAAGGTCAAATTCACCTGCTTGTAAGCTGTTTTTGCTATCCTTTTGGGAAAGGAGGTACTGATAACTATGGAAATATTGAAAGTACAGGGTTTATGCAAAACCTATGGCAAGGGTGAAGCGAAAGTTGAAGCATTGAAAAAGGTTTCCTTTTCGCTGAATAAGGGTGAGTTTGCTGCCGTTGTGGGAGAATCCGGCTCTGGTAAAAGCACACTGCTAAACTGTATCGGTGCTTTGGATACCCCTACTTCCGGCCAAATTTTGGTAGATGGACAAGACCTGTTTTCCATGAAAGAGGAACAGCGCACGATTTTCCGCCGTCGTAATATCGGCTTTATCTTCCAATCCTTTCAGTTGGTTTCCGAGCTGAATGTGGAGCAGAATATCATGTTTCCGCTTCTCTTGGACTATCGCAAGCCAGACCCGGCAGCGGTAGAAGAAATTTTGGAACTCTTGGGCCTTGCCGAACGTCGGCACCACCTGCCGAGCCAACTATCCGGCGGCCAGCAGCAGCGTGTCGCCATTGGCCGGGCGTTAATCACAAAGCCCAAACTGATTCTGGCGGATGAACCTACTGGAAATCTGGACAGCCAGAACAGTCAGGATGTTATTGCCCTGCTCACACAGGCATCCCGCCGCTATCAGCAAACAATCCTGATGATTACCCACAACAAAAATTTGACAGCATCCGTTGATCGGGTATTCCGGGTATCGGATGGTGTCCTCACGGATTTGGGAGGGAAAACAGATGAAGCGTTATCTTGACCTTGTTCCCATATCCGCAAAAATTCACAGGAAACAAAGCCGGATGTCCATTTTCTGTATCGTGCTGGCGGTATTTCTGGTTACAACGATTTTCGGCATGGCAGATATGTTTATCCGCAGCCAGATTTTGCAGGCTCAGATGGATGGCGGGAACTTTCATGTCGGTCTGCGGTATGTTACCGATGAGGACTGCTCTCTGATTGCCAAACGTCCCGCTGTCAAAGCCGCCGCCCGTTATGGCGTTCTCAACTATCGTGGAGAGGACGGCTATACTCTATCCGGGAAAACAGCTATTATTATGGGCTGCGATGCGCCGTGGTTTTCGGATATGATGGTTGATGGTATTGCGGAAGGAAATTTCCCTCAGACAGAATCTGAAGCCATGCTGACGCAAAGTGCAAAAGACCGTCTGGGATTTCAAATCGGTGATACCGTTGTCATAGATGGACCTGACGGTGAGAAACTGACCTATATTATTTCTGGATTCTGTAAAGACGCCATGAAAACTACCAGTGAGGATTCCATAGGAGTTTCCATCACCACGGACGCATTCCGTTCGATTTATCCCGCTGTCAAGCATGAAACTCTGGAGGATTACGACAGCGTTTGCTATGTTCAGTTTGAAAACCCCTGGAATGCCCGCCGGGAGATTCAACAGCTGAAAGCGGACCTCGGGCTGTCCGATGAACAGGTCTATGAAAATGTCAAGCTCATGGGCATGTATGGTCAGAGCGACAGCTCCAAGATGATGCAGATCTACGTAGTGGCCGCCATCCTGTTTGTACTGGTGCTGGCTGCGGGCGTCATGATGATTGCCAGCAGCTTGAACAGCAATGTGGCCCAGCGCACAGAGTTTTTTGGCTTGATGCGGTGTATCGGAGCCACTCCCAAACAGGTGATTCGATTGGTTCGCAAGGAAGCCCTCCTCTGGTGCCGGTTTGCAATCCCGGCAGGGATTGGAGCAGGCGTCGTGGTGATCTGGATTCTCTGCGCTGTGTTACGGATTCTCAGTCCAGAATATTTTGCACAGATGCCGGCTTTGGGGCTGAGTATCCCCAGTATCCTGGCGGGAATCCTGGTGGGGCTTCTGACCGTTTTGCTGGCGGCCCGTTCTCCCGCCAAAAAAGCGGCCAGAGTATCGCCCCTGGCGGCAGTTTCTGGCAATGCGAATGGGCAGCAACCTGCAAAAAGAGCGGCCAACACCCGCCTTTTCAAGGTGGAAACGGCATTGGGCGTCCATCATGCCACGGCAAGCAGGAAAAATCTGATTTTGATGGCGGGTTCTTTTGCGCTCAGCATCATCCTGTTTCTCTCTTTTTCTGTGACTGTGGATTTTATGAAGCATTCTCTGACGCCTCTGCGTCCCTGGACAGCGGATCTGTCCATTATCAGTCCGGATCATTCCCTGTCTGTGGACAGCGGGATTCTGGGAAAATTAAAGGAGAATCCCGCCGTAAAAGCTGCCTATGGGCGGATGTTTGCCTATGACCTGCCCATGGAGGGCGCGATCGAACCCCAAAAAGCCGACCTGCTTACCTACGAGGAGAACCAGTTTGGGTGGGCGAAGGAATACCTGTTGGAAGGATCTTTAGACACTGTCGCAAGCCAACCTGGAACGGCCCTGATTGTCTATGAACCGGAAACTACGATCCAAGTTGGTGATACCGTCACCTTGGACATTGGCGGGAAGAATCAGCAGCTCCAGATAGCCGGAATGCTTTCCACCGCCCCCTTTGGCAACGCCAACGATACGGCTCTGCTCATCTGTTCCGAGGACACTTTCCGGCAGCTCAGCGGGACATCGAACTACACGATCGTTGACATCCAGCTGACAAACAAAGCTACAGACGAGGATGTCAACGCCATCCAGCAGATAGCAGGGACTTCGTACACTTTCTCCGATGAACGGATGAGCAACAGCAGTGTCAGGGGCACTTATTATTGTTTTTGCCTGTTCATTTATGGATTCCTAGTATTGATTGCCCTGATTACTGTGTTCAATATTATTAACAGCATCACCATGAGCGTTGCGGCAAGAACCAGGCAGTACGGCGTATTCCGGGCGATTGGACTCAGTACCCGCCAACTCAAAAAAATGATTATCGCTGAGGCCTGTGTTTACACGATTACTGGCAGTATCATCGGCACTGTACTGGGCCTGATCTGTAATCAAAAACTCTTTGAAATGTTGATTACATCCTTTTGGGGAGATGCCTGGGGAATTCCATGGATGGAATTGACGATTATCCTTTTCATCATGATTTTAGCGGTGATATTTGCGGTGCGTGGGCCAGTGCGGAAAATCCACAAGATGTCCATTGTTGACACGATCAGCGCACAATAAATTCAGTTCATATGTTTATAAAGCAGACGGTTTCGATACGAAATCGTCTGCTTCTTTCTGAACTTACAGTTTTGTAAGCCAAAATTCACCTATTTGTAAGCTAAAATTGTTACCATTAAAACAGAAATTGATAATAAGCAGACAGTGCTTTACTTGAAAAAATCATAAATTTGTAGTTTCGTGCAAAACAAATATAGTATCTGCCGGACGACGGCAAAAGAAAAAAAGCCGTCGTACAGCAGCCCTATTCACGCGTCCGTTCTATCGTGCGGCGGCTTTGAAACAGGAGCCGCCGCTTCTTTTTGCCTAAAATCTAACGACGACCCTACACCTTGCAATTTGGCATGGCGGCAATAGGAGGATGCCGCCATGCACTATAAAGTATTTCAACATAAAACGACAAGACCCGTCTTGTCAAAAAAAGCCTGAGATTTGTCCAGATACATTATGCTCCTCCACCGGCATTATCATGGCAGTATTTCCGGTATTATCATAGTGTATTTTGCTGCGCCAATTTCCTTTTATGGGAAACTGGCGTTTTTGTTTTCTCTTTTTTAGAAAGGCATCCCGGATCTTACCGCTGCCGTTCGCCGCCTTCCGAGAGTTTGAAAACCATCCACTTTTCAAACTATTGGAGGTAACGGCTATGAGTAAAAATCGTGAAGAAAGGACAAATTATTATCTTTACATAGATGGACAGGCTGTGCTGGTAAGCGAACAGGTTTACCATGTGTATCAGCACTACGAGCGGAAAGAAGAATACTTTTCCTACGATTTGAAAACGGAAAAGTTCCAGAAAGAAACCGCAACTTTCCTGCCCAGCAGAGAGGATTCCTTTGAGCGCCTGCTGGAACAGGACAAGCAGTTTTCCGCTTCCGGTCAGCCCGTGGAGGAACAAGCTGTCTCGTCCGTTTGGCTGGAGGAATTATTACAACATCTGTCAGCGGATGAGAGGATTATTCTCCACAAACTGTATTTCGAGGATAAGTCAGAACGGATTGTCAGCACAGAGCTTGGAATTTCCAAAACAGCTCTGCATCACCGCAAAGTCAAGCTGCTTCAAAAATTAAAAAAAATTTTAGAAAACATGGGGAAAGCATAGACCAAAACCACTCTCCCAACGGGGAAATAAGTGAGAGGGTCTATCTCCCTCATGCAGCTTGCTACGAAAATAAAACTCGTAGCCAAAAACTGAACCTTGACAACAAATGTTTTCAACAATTATGAAAGCATCACTATAAAGCAGTCACAGTATTGGCTGCCTGTAGTGAGAGATTGATCGTATTTAAGAAAGGCTAGCTTTGAGCTTCCACATGATAACCATGTTTTTCCAATTCCCGTATATAACGAGAAAGCTGTTTTTGTTCACAGTGCTTACGTCTTGTTTCAAAACAGGATTCGTCAAATAGAGTTCCTTGTTTTAACATTGTGTAGATGATGACAAGAAGTTTTCGGGCAAGTGCGACAATCGCTTTTTTGGCTCCTTTTTTCTGTTTGATTCTCCAGTACCATGCCGAAAGATAAGTGTTGCGTTTCCCTGCAATCACCCAGGCAATTTCGCAGAGCATACTTTTTATGTAAGGATTGCCTTTTGTGACAGAGGTGCTTTTTCGTTTTCCAGCACTTTCGTTATTACCTGGGCACAAACCGGCCCATGAGCAGATGTGTTCCGCAGTTTTAAACGGCTTCATATCAATACCGATTTCAGCAATAATTGCACAGGAAGCAGTTGTGCTTATTCCATAGATGCTATTCAACTGCTCAACCTGCAGGGCAAATGGAGCCATATCTTCCTCGAGACTCGTTTCAATTTCAGCAAGATGTTTCTTTAAAGAATCATAATGAGTCATGAGAATCCTTAAAAATGCCTTTTGGTGTTCTGACAGTGTTCCGTTCACGGACATGAGAATTTCATCAATACGGTTTCTGGTCTTGGTTTTGAGACAAGAATCTAAAGCAGTTTTATCAATCTGCCCATGTTCAACTAAATGCAGAATGATGTTTCTACCCGAAGCGCCAAAAATATCAGAAATAAAGGATGATAGACGGAAGCCGGAACTTTGTAAAAATTTCTCAATCCTGTTCTTCTGTGACGTAATATCGCGGATGACACTCTTACGGTAACGATTTAGATCGCGGAATTCCCGAATCCTTTTTTCGGGAATAAAACTTCCGTTCAAAAGTCCGGCGCGAAGCAAGGTGGAAATCCATTCGGAATCCCGCATATCGGTCTTTTTGCCAGGAACATTTTTCATATGGCGTGCATTTACAACAAGCAGGGTAATGTCACCAGAGAAAGCATCCTCCAGTATTTCATAAATCGGCATCCAATAGATACCGGTGCTTTCCATAGCTACATGATGGCAGTTTTTAGAAACGATCCAATTCCGTAATGCTATCATATCCGGAATCAATGTAGAAAACTCACGGATTTCAGAACGGGTTGGCTTGCCCAGAGGACCAGTCAGGATACATGCAACAATTTTTTCTTTGTGGACATCCAGTCCACAGGAAATTTCCAGAAGGTCTTTCATACAGAACAACTCCTTTACTATAGAATTGGCAGGAGATTTGCCCGAGATAATACGGACTTTGCTACTCGTGCTATTCATAAAAGGTGCGACAATATGCTGTGCTCAAGGGCAAATCATTTACGTTGACAAACGGGGTGCAAATCCTCCAAGGTGCAATCAAACTTAATCCTGCCTAAGACTATTGTAAGGCAAAAAGAGAAGTGAAAAAAGTAGTGGAGTCAGTATCCTATTTTCATTATAGGCTGAGATAAGCTTTCATGATTCGTTGACAACTGAATAGACGGCATTTCCGGTACATAACCCATGTACGAGCGAATCAGGCGCGCCGCGAAGATGGACAGCCCAGAGGAGGTGATGAACAAGACTGTTCCGAGCGATCTACGCCAGCCTGAACCCTGAAAGCGGCATTTCGGGGCGCGATGACTGCATGGGGGAATAATGATACTTCCTCACGGCCTCCTAAAGACTTGGGAGGAACCCTGCGGCGCACGAGTAAAACGACGCTGCGGAGTTATGACAGCCGCGCCAGCGGAGACCGGAATGTCCCCATCGTCAGGGGTGCGTGGCAAATGTGGCGAGCATAAACCAAACTACAATACAGCAGCTACACCGATTGTCAGGTTCGCATAAACCCTCAACTTTATCGGTGCGGCTGCTTATCTTTATATGAATTGAGACAACCTGTTTCCTCATATCTTATGAAGAAGCAGGTTTTTCGACTGGAGGTGCGTCAATATGGATCAGAGGAATACCCCTACAACCTCCTACAAAGAGGTGAAAATCGGGAAAACCATTTACCGTGTGACCAGCTTTTTTTCGGGTGAAAAGGAGCTGGGAAAGACTTTGGAGCAGCTGGCCGTCCGGCGCGCCATGTCGGAGGTTTCCACACCTGCCAGCTGTTCCGCACACACGGCTACATAGTCACACCATCCTCCCGGCTTTGCCGCTTCTCGCCTGCCGGCTCGGTCGGTGCTTCTAACCGCCTTCGGCGTTTAGAGGTCGCCACCGGCGACCCGCACCCTTGCGCGGCGATGGATTCTCCGTTACGATGTTCATGCAGGGAGATTCCCTGTGGAGCCATCACGCCGCACGAGGTATGGAATCTGAATTGTCGGGAGGGAAAATAAAGATGACTACAAAAACATACAACGTCGGCATCTACTGCCGTTTGAGTAACGACGATGAACGCGACGGCGAATCCGTCAGTATCGAGAACCAGAAACTGCTGCTTCAGAACTATGTACAGCAGCGGGGCTGGAATGAGGTTGATACCTATATCGACGATGGATATTCAGGTACGAATTTTGACCGTCCTGGGGTCAAACGACTAATAGAGGATGCCAAGGCCAAGCGGATCAATGTGATTCTGGTCAAGGACCTGTCCCGTTTTGGCCGTAACTACATCGAATTTGGACAGTACACAGACTACCTGTTCCCATCCCTGGGCTGTCGGTTTATCGCTCTGAACAACGGCATTGACACGGAAAGCACCAATGGCAGCACCGATGTCATGTGCTTTTTGAACTTATTTAACGAATTTTATAGCCGCGATACCAGCAAGAAAGTCAAGGCAGTTAAAAAAGCCTGCGCTGAAAACGGCAAATTCATGGGAACCTACCCCGCCTATGGCTACAAGCGGGACCCGGCGGATAAGCACCATCTGGTGATCGACGAGGACACCGCCCCGATTGTGCGCCGTATCTTTGAGATGCGGGCAGCCGGAACAGGGTTTCACGCCATCGCCGTCACGCTGAACGAAGAAGGCATCCCGTCCCCCGGTGTGCTGTACTACCAGCGCAAGGGACAGAGCGATCCGCGCCGGGTCAACCACAAATGGGCAGACCAGACGGTGAAAAACATCGTCCGCAGCGAGGTTTATATCGGCAACATGATCCAGGGAAAAACCGGAACGCTGTCGTATAAGTCTCGCAAACTCGTGGGCAAACCGGAGGAAGAATGGATTCGTGTGGAAGGGACCCATGAACCGATTATCTCACAGGAGCTGTGGGATACCGTGGTCAGCATTGACAAAAAGAAGGTACGGAAATCTTTTTCCGCTGATGGCTATAAGAGTATCTTCACCGGCCTTGTGTACTGTGCGGACTGCGGCTTCAAAATGAGAAATCAGGTGGAGCGATTCACCTATAAAGACGGAACACCGGGGCGGTACAGTTCCTTTATTTGCGGCAACTACTCCCGCAGCGGCAAGGGAGCCTGCACCATTCACACTATCTATGAAAATGTGCTGACCCAGCTGGTGTTGGAGGACATTCGGGAAAAGGCCCGTTTTGCAGAATATGACCCGGAGCAGCTGGTCCAGCAGATCATCCGCCTAAAGGATAAGGAAGCAAAAAGCCGCCTTTCCTCCTGTGAACAGGAGCTGAAAACATACACAGCGCGGCTTTCCGAGCTGGAACGGCTGATGCAGAATCTCTACGAGGATAAATGTGCCGGAACCATTCCGCAGACCGTTTTTCAAACCTTGATGCACAAATATGAAGCGGAACGGGCAAAAAAGTCCGAAGCCATCCCGGAACTGGAACACAAGGTCAAAAGCTATCTGGAAAACCGCACGGATGCGGACCGCTGGCTGACCATTATCCGCCAATACACAGAGATTACCGAGCTGGATGAATCCATTCTCTTTGAACTGGTGGACCGCATTGAGGTGGGAGAAACCAAAAAAGTGGGTGGACAGCGGATTTGTGACCTCCGTGTTTACTACCGCTATGTCGGAAATGTGGACGCGGCGCTGTCGCAGGAAGAAAGGAGGCAGCCACTTGAAGAAGCAATATAAGGTCGGCATTTACTGCCGCCTGAGCGTGGATGATGCCTCCAATTCCGCAAAGGCAAAAAACTATATACCCGGCGATGAATCTGCCAGCATAGAGAACCAGTACGAAATCCTCTCCAAATTTGTCATGCTCAACGGCTGGATGGAGGTCAAGACCTATCGGGACGATGGGTACAGCGGTGGGAATTTTCAGCGGCCCGGATTTTTGGAAATGCTGGAGGATGCCCGCCACGGCCTGATTAACCTGATTCTGGTCAAAGACCTGTCCCGCCTGGGGCGTGACTTTGTGGAGGTAGGCCGCTATACGGATGTGATTTTCCCATCCCTGGGCTGCCGGTTTGTATCTGTGCTGGATTGTCTGGACAGCGAGGGTGACAACACCGATATGCTGCACTTCCGCAGTCTGATGAACGACTATCATCTAAAGGACCTGTCGGGGAAAATCAAATCGGTGCTGTACGCCAAAAAGAAAAGCGGCCAATATCTGACCGCCTATGCTCCTTACGGATACCGCAAGAGCGACGAGGATAAACACCGGCTGGTGGTGGATGAAGAAGCCGCCGCTGTGGTGCGGGAAATCTATCAGATGCGCTGTTCCGGCATGGCCTACGGTAAGATTGCGGCGGCGCTGAACAAGAAAGGCATCCTTTCTCCCCGCTGGTATTGGGAACTGCACTACGGGAAAAAAGGCGGCTGCAAATACTCCAAACTGTGGACCTATGCCACGGTGAAAAATATTCTGAACGATACTGTTTATCTCGGCATAGTCACACAAAACCGTACCGGCTCCCGTTCCTACAAGGATAAGACCATGATACAGAAGCCGGAAACAGAATGGATTTGCCATGAGGATGTCCACGAAGCAATCATTGACCGGGAACTGTGGGAAACGGTTCAGGAAAAGAACCGGGCAGTGAAACAGCAGGTGGCAAATCATGCCGCCCCTATGCCCGCCCTGTTCACCGGCAAACTGGTCTGTGCCGATTGTGGGCATCCTCTGGCAGCCACCCGCGAGACCCAGCGCAGAAAAAACGGGACATCCAAGCGATATGTTTCCTATATCTGCTCCCACTTTGCCACCACCGGACGCAGTGCCTGTTCCTGGCATCGGATTTATGAAATCTCGCTGAAAACGCTGGTGCTGAATGAAATCAGGGCGCACAGTCAAGCAATAGCGCAGGATGAAAATGCTGTGCTGGACAAGCTGAGACAGCAGATACTTTCCGAAAGCACAGCCAGGCAAGAGGATTCCAAACTGGAAATCAGCCGGTTGCGGCGGCGTATCGGAGAGCTGGAACACATGACCGCCAAACTTTACGAGGATAAGGTCAGCGGCATAATCAATAACGATACCTTTGCGGTCCTGATTCAGAAAAGTGAACAGGAACGCATCCAAAAGGCAGAGCGTCTGGAGGTTCTTCTGGCAGAGGAACGAAAAGCCCAGCAAGAGGTTGAAAATATCCGACAATGGGCAAGCATCGTCTGCCGCTATCTGGATGTGCAGGAGCTTGACCGGGAAATCGTTGAGGAACTGATTGACCATATCGAGATCGGAGAACGCTCCGTCATAGACGGCCAGCGCCATCAGGACATTAAAATCTTTTACCGCTTTGTTGGTGTGGTATAATGAGAAAAAGAAAAGACCCGGCTGCATCCGCAGTCCGGGCATACACCTGACAACATTCTATAAAAACGGTTTGCGATTGAACCGCATCGCTTTGTCGAAAAAGAGTGATTCAGCAGAACACCCTTCCCAAACAGCTTATGTTCTTCATGATATTCAGAAAAGGGGCAAACTCACTGGTTTCTTGACGGTCACTGTCAATACCATTATTGATTGCTATAAATCGAACTTCCTTTTCTCTAAACAGAATGTCAGTGAAAAAACCTACTTGCAGATGATCTCTGCCGATTCTGGACATATCTTTGCAGATACAGGCAGTGATTTCTCCGTTTTTAACACCTTCAACAAGTCTGTTCCATGAAGGTCTGTCAAAAGTCGCTCCACTCCAACCATCATCGGTAAAATGAACAAGATTCGTAAAACCATGTTTCATAGCATAATCTTCAAGCATTTGCTTTTGATGAACTATACTGTTACTCTCTCCAGCATTATCATCATCACGAGACAGTCTTTCATACAAAGCAGTAATGCCATTGCTTCTATCTTTTTTTCTTCTCATGCTGAACTCCTTTCTTCAATTCCTATCCACTCCTTACGCTCACAAAATATCACATCCGTATAGTGTTTCGGCGGTGAAGTTTTCCCTTCACGGAGACTTGCTGATACAGCTTCAAAAGTCTGTCCTTCCTGCAGCACAGGGAGAGCGACAGCTTCATTTTCTTTGTGTTCCGTTTCACTCTGCCTGATACTCATACGGTGAATCCGTTCCACCTCTTTCCAGCCGGACTGTAAAATAGTCTTTCCTTTTGCCGTAAAAGTATATCCCTGGCAGTCCAATATAGCGGTGACCGCTTCAAATCGGTGTACCTGCGTTGTGGCACAAAGCAGTCTGACGACAAGCAGGGTAAGCACATCCCGCTCCCCGGAAGGAAGCTCTGACAGGTCTGTCCGTGCGATTTCCACAGTTGGGATAATGGCATGGTGGTCAGTCACTTTGCTGTCATCTGTTACCCGGTCAATGTCCGGCTCTCCGGCGTAGCCTTTTCCAAAGGTCATATTGTCACGCAGCCACAGGATCAGGGAAGCGGCGGTTGCCTGCATGTCCTTCGTCAAATACTGGCTGTCCGTTCTCGGATAGGTTGCCAGCTTCTTTTCATAGAGAG from the Blautia wexlerae DSM 19850 genome contains:
- a CDS encoding recombinase family protein; this encodes MTTKTYNVGIYCRLSNDDERDGESVSIENQKLLLQNYVQQRGWNEVDTYIDDGYSGTNFDRPGVKRLIEDAKAKRINVILVKDLSRFGRNYIEFGQYTDYLFPSLGCRFIALNNGIDTESTNGSTDVMCFLNLFNEFYSRDTSKKVKAVKKACAENGKFMGTYPAYGYKRDPADKHHLVIDEDTAPIVRRIFEMRAAGTGFHAIAVTLNEEGIPSPGVLYYQRKGQSDPRRVNHKWADQTVKNIVRSEVYIGNMIQGKTGTLSYKSRKLVGKPEEEWIRVEGTHEPIISQELWDTVVSIDKKKVRKSFSADGYKSIFTGLVYCADCGFKMRNQVERFTYKDGTPGRYSSFICGNYSRSGKGACTIHTIYENVLTQLVLEDIREKARFAEYDPEQLVQQIIRLKDKEAKSRLSSCEQELKTYTARLSELERLMQNLYEDKCAGTIPQTVFQTLMHKYEAERAKKSEAIPELEHKVKSYLENRTDADRWLTIIRQYTEITELDESILFELVDRIEVGETKKVGGQRICDLRVYYRYVGNVDAALSQEERRQPLEEAI
- a CDS encoding recombinase family protein, translating into MKKQYKVGIYCRLSVDDASNSAKAKNYIPGDESASIENQYEILSKFVMLNGWMEVKTYRDDGYSGGNFQRPGFLEMLEDARHGLINLILVKDLSRLGRDFVEVGRYTDVIFPSLGCRFVSVLDCLDSEGDNTDMLHFRSLMNDYHLKDLSGKIKSVLYAKKKSGQYLTAYAPYGYRKSDEDKHRLVVDEEAAAVVREIYQMRCSGMAYGKIAAALNKKGILSPRWYWELHYGKKGGCKYSKLWTYATVKNILNDTVYLGIVTQNRTGSRSYKDKTMIQKPETEWICHEDVHEAIIDRELWETVQEKNRAVKQQVANHAAPMPALFTGKLVCADCGHPLAATRETQRRKNGTSKRYVSYICSHFATTGRSACSWHRIYEISLKTLVLNEIRAHSQAIAQDENAVLDKLRQQILSESTARQEDSKLEISRLRRRIGELEHMTAKLYEDKVSGIINNDTFAVLIQKSEQERIQKAERLEVLLAEERKAQQEVENIRQWASIVCRYLDVQELDREIVEELIDHIEIGERSVIDGQRHQDIKIFYRFVGVV